In the Ilumatobacteraceae bacterium genome, one interval contains:
- a CDS encoding 2-oxoacid:ferredoxin oxidoreductase subunit beta, producing MSDAAVTLTTKKDWASDQEVRWCPGCGDYGILQAVQQLMPDLGVDPHNTVFVSGIGCSSRFPYYMNTYGMHSIHGRAPAIATGVAVARPDLDVWVITGDGDGLSIGGNHLIHALRRNVNLTILMFNNRIYGLTKGQYSPTSEVGKVTKSTPFGSIDQPFNPLSVALGAEATFVARTHDLDRKHMMETFRAAHDHQGAAFVEIYQNCNVFNDGQFNDITKRSVRDEMMIDLVHGEPILFGEDHRRGVMMAEDGHLRLVDVADVGIERILVHDVHHPYPSLAFALARLNSDDHSPTPFGVFRQVERPEFAGSVGAQLAAASEAKGPGDLEALLRSNGTWTVDG from the coding sequence ATGAGCGACGCAGCGGTCACCCTGACCACCAAGAAGGACTGGGCGAGCGACCAGGAGGTGCGCTGGTGCCCGGGGTGCGGCGACTACGGCATCCTGCAGGCGGTCCAGCAGTTGATGCCCGATCTGGGCGTCGACCCGCACAACACGGTGTTCGTGTCGGGCATCGGGTGTTCGAGCCGTTTCCCGTACTACATGAACACGTACGGCATGCACTCGATCCACGGCCGCGCGCCGGCGATCGCCACCGGCGTCGCCGTCGCCCGACCCGACCTCGACGTCTGGGTGATCACCGGCGACGGTGACGGCCTGTCGATCGGCGGCAACCACCTGATCCACGCGCTCCGCCGCAATGTCAACCTGACGATCCTGATGTTCAACAACCGGATCTACGGGCTCACCAAGGGCCAGTACTCACCGACCTCCGAGGTCGGCAAGGTCACCAAGTCGACGCCGTTCGGTTCGATCGACCAACCGTTCAACCCGCTGTCGGTCGCACTCGGTGCCGAGGCGACGTTCGTCGCCCGCACGCACGACCTCGACCGCAAGCACATGATGGAGACGTTCCGCGCCGCCCACGATCACCAGGGCGCCGCGTTCGTCGAGATCTACCAGAACTGCAACGTGTTCAACGACGGCCAGTTCAACGACATCACCAAGCGCAGCGTGCGCGACGAGATGATGATCGATCTGGTGCACGGCGAGCCGATCCTGTTCGGCGAAGACCACCGCCGCGGCGTGATGATGGCCGAAGACGGCCATCTCCGTCTCGTCGACGTCGCCGATGTCGGCATCGAGCGGATCCTCGTCCACGACGTCCACCACCCGTACCCGTCATTGGCATTCGCACTCGCCCGCCTCAACAGCGACGACCACTCCCCCACACCGTTCGGCGTGTTCCGGCAGGTCGAACGGCCCGAGTTCGCCGGTTCGGTCGGCGCACAGCTGGCCGCCGCATCCGAGGCCAAGGGCCCCGGCGACCTCGAGGCGTTGCTGCGCAGCAACGGCACCTGGACCGTCGACGGCTGA
- a CDS encoding 2-oxoacid:acceptor oxidoreductase subunit alpha: MTDTIDRSGADEAEVLDRLVVRFAGDSGDGMQLTGDRFTSVSAAFGNDLSTFPDFPAEIRAPQGTVNGVSAFQVQISDHDITTPGDEPNVLVAMNPAALKADLHRLEMGGTLIVNEDAFDERNLEKADYDANPLDDGTVANYRVLRVPMTSITKQVCSELGVKPRDAERSKNFFALGLVSWMYTRPTEPTMEWIAGKFKKNELVVAANQAAFKAGFAFGETTEAVGHRYEVRPAQMPPGEYTSISGNTALAWGLIAAGQLSKLPVTLGSYPITPASDILHELSKHKHFGVRTVQAEDEIAAVGVALGAAFSGHLGVTTTSGPGVALKSETISLAIAIELPLLIIDIQRGGPSTGLPTKTEASDLNLAMYGRHGESPLPIVASHSPAQCFYAAIEAARIALKYRTPVILLSDGYVANGTEPWLLPDISTLPDISVPFATEFNHTDDDGEPDFWPYLRDENLARPWAIPGTPGLMHRVGGIEKLDGSGNINYGPENHAKMTELRQAKVDKVADDYTELEIHGDPDADICLLGWGSTWAAIDSAMQRQRRTGNKLAWIHLTNVNPLPHDLGEKLEQFRTVIVPELNSGQLCNIIRGKYLIDAISVGKVAGLPFTAREIEAAIDDARQGGATS; the protein is encoded by the coding sequence ATGACCGACACGATCGACCGGTCGGGAGCGGACGAGGCAGAAGTCCTCGATCGGCTCGTGGTTCGTTTCGCCGGCGACTCCGGCGACGGGATGCAGCTCACCGGGGACCGATTCACCTCGGTCAGCGCCGCGTTCGGGAACGACCTCTCGACGTTTCCCGATTTCCCTGCCGAGATCCGGGCCCCGCAGGGCACCGTCAACGGCGTGTCGGCGTTCCAGGTGCAGATCTCCGATCACGACATCACGACACCGGGTGACGAACCCAACGTGCTCGTCGCGATGAACCCCGCCGCGCTGAAAGCCGATCTCCATCGGCTCGAGATGGGCGGCACGCTGATCGTCAACGAGGACGCGTTCGACGAACGCAATCTCGAGAAGGCCGACTACGACGCCAACCCGCTCGACGACGGCACGGTCGCCAACTACCGGGTGCTCCGGGTGCCGATGACCTCGATCACCAAGCAGGTCTGCAGCGAGCTCGGCGTGAAACCACGCGATGCCGAACGCTCCAAGAACTTCTTCGCCCTCGGCCTCGTCTCCTGGATGTACACCCGCCCGACCGAGCCCACCATGGAGTGGATCGCCGGCAAGTTCAAGAAGAACGAACTCGTGGTCGCCGCCAACCAGGCAGCGTTCAAGGCCGGGTTCGCGTTCGGTGAGACCACCGAGGCCGTCGGACACCGCTACGAGGTCCGTCCCGCCCAGATGCCGCCGGGCGAGTACACGAGCATCAGCGGCAACACCGCGCTCGCGTGGGGCCTGATCGCCGCCGGCCAGCTGTCGAAACTCCCGGTCACGCTCGGTTCGTACCCGATCACGCCGGCGAGCGACATCCTGCACGAGCTGTCCAAGCACAAGCACTTCGGGGTCCGCACCGTTCAGGCCGAAGACGAGATCGCCGCCGTCGGCGTCGCCCTGGGCGCCGCGTTCAGCGGCCACCTCGGGGTGACCACCACCTCCGGGCCCGGCGTGGCGCTCAAGAGCGAGACGATCTCGCTCGCGATCGCGATCGAACTCCCGCTGCTGATCATCGACATCCAACGTGGAGGCCCATCGACCGGCCTGCCCACCAAGACCGAGGCATCCGACCTCAACCTCGCGATGTACGGACGACACGGCGAGTCACCGCTGCCGATCGTCGCCAGCCACAGCCCCGCCCAGTGTTTCTACGCTGCGATCGAGGCGGCCCGCATCGCGCTCAAGTACCGCACACCGGTGATCCTGCTGAGCGACGGCTACGTGGCCAACGGCACCGAGCCCTGGCTGCTGCCCGACATCTCCACGCTGCCCGACATCTCCGTCCCGTTCGCGACCGAGTTCAACCACACCGACGACGACGGCGAGCCCGACTTCTGGCCCTACCTCCGTGACGAGAACCTGGCCAGGCCCTGGGCGATCCCCGGCACGCCCGGCCTGATGCACCGCGTCGGCGGCATCGAGAAGCTCGACGGTTCCGGGAACATCAACTACGGGCCCGAAAACCACGCCAAGATGACCGAGCTCCGCCAGGCCAAGGTCGACAAGGTCGCCGACGACTACACCGAGCTCGAGATCCACGGTGACCCCGACGCCGACATCTGTCTGCTCGGCTGGGGGTCGACCTGGGCGGCGATCGACTCGGCGATGCAGCGTCAGCGTCGAACCGGCAACAAGCTGGCCTGGATCCACCTCACCAACGTCAACCCGCTCCCCCACGACCTCGGCGAGAAGCTCGAACAGTTCCGAACCGTGATCGTTCCCGAACTCAACAGCGGGCAACTCTGCAACATCATCCGTGGCAAGTACCTGATCGACGCGATCTCGGTCGGCAAGGTCGCCGGCCTCCCGTTCACGGCTCGGGAGATCGAAGCCGCCATCGACGACGCACGCCAAGGAGGCGCAACATCATGA
- a CDS encoding DUF2207 domain-containing protein, producing the protein MPDVACVEGHPSHRVADHPGQASRIAGSFDPDRARRIRPAGVFAERRRRSWQSRRMNFAVALVVGLVAVGVPAAAIAYVWLTTRPPTPSVGPSSIDLGPEPPAIVDLLTGGFAVEDDAVPATAVDLAARRWLDIEETGGDVRIRLRTGRDELTTYEQRVLRHIESKASEGVAPAAVLTLGPEGASERWWKGFVREVNRHGRDLGLCRRRYHVRHIVTMWAAVAFGWLGAAVIGFRWRGWDEERALDSAVGFVTTVAGIGVLGLSYVAGRLTRSDAQAETEAGLAAAARWLGVRDHLAASGSFEQAPAASVAIWERNLAYATAMGLAPGVLRQLPFETEHDRQAWSHVTGRWRRVKVRYLALRPAWGQAPWSTALGGLIQAAVMGFFTVGAFLVADNEFDLSALPDSSQRTIRLLALGVAAVAAIGTTFALVKVVLGVADLFRRRVVEGEVVRRRTLRTGHRLPKVVQWLIWSRRDQSGMRRDHRRRTRYHLAVDDGTRDSIVAHQVRSKIYAEAPQGARVRMKVSPLLGYVSEIEMLSPPPRSAEAPVAHELVEDLTGKGGAAIGAVLGQLADVGEQRPEVRAAMQEALEERDEDGRTQRERLDEARRQMQRMGGTSAIKDSAGGSLIGGLLGGLSEAMEQFTEAAADDSAAGSADDEPDSDDVDR; encoded by the coding sequence TTGCCGGATGTTGCGTGTGTCGAAGGTCACCCTAGTCACCGTGTCGCGGATCATCCCGGTCAAGCGTCCCGCATCGCCGGGTCCTTCGACCCTGATCGCGCCCGACGGATTCGCCCGGCCGGGGTATTCGCCGAACGCCGGCGTCGTTCGTGGCAATCTCGGCGGATGAACTTCGCCGTCGCCCTCGTCGTCGGACTGGTCGCGGTCGGTGTACCGGCCGCCGCCATCGCGTACGTCTGGCTCACGACTCGACCACCGACGCCGTCCGTCGGACCGTCGTCGATCGACCTCGGTCCCGAGCCGCCCGCCATCGTCGATCTGCTCACCGGCGGGTTCGCCGTCGAGGACGACGCAGTGCCGGCGACCGCGGTCGATCTGGCGGCACGACGGTGGCTCGACATCGAGGAGACCGGCGGCGACGTCCGCATCCGGCTCCGGACCGGGCGCGACGAACTCACCACCTATGAGCAGCGCGTGCTGCGGCACATCGAGTCCAAGGCGAGCGAGGGTGTCGCCCCGGCGGCGGTGCTGACGCTCGGCCCGGAAGGAGCTTCGGAACGCTGGTGGAAGGGTTTCGTCCGCGAGGTCAATCGGCACGGTCGTGACCTGGGACTCTGCCGTCGCCGCTACCACGTGCGCCACATCGTCACGATGTGGGCGGCGGTGGCCTTCGGCTGGCTCGGCGCCGCCGTCATCGGGTTCCGGTGGCGAGGGTGGGACGAGGAACGGGCGTTGGACAGCGCGGTCGGATTCGTCACCACCGTCGCCGGCATCGGTGTGCTCGGGCTGTCGTACGTCGCAGGGCGTCTCACCCGTTCCGATGCGCAGGCGGAGACCGAGGCCGGCCTCGCAGCCGCCGCTCGGTGGCTCGGTGTCCGAGACCACCTGGCTGCCAGCGGTTCGTTCGAGCAGGCGCCGGCGGCCTCGGTCGCGATCTGGGAACGGAACCTGGCGTACGCGACGGCGATGGGTCTTGCGCCGGGGGTGCTGCGACAGTTGCCGTTCGAGACCGAGCACGATCGTCAGGCCTGGAGCCACGTCACGGGCCGTTGGCGGCGGGTGAAGGTCCGCTACCTGGCGCTGCGACCGGCGTGGGGTCAGGCGCCCTGGTCGACCGCACTCGGCGGGCTGATCCAGGCGGCAGTGATGGGGTTCTTCACCGTCGGTGCGTTCTTGGTGGCCGACAACGAGTTCGACCTGTCGGCGCTACCGGATTCGAGTCAGCGCACGATCCGACTGCTCGCACTCGGGGTGGCGGCGGTCGCTGCGATCGGGACCACGTTCGCGCTCGTCAAGGTCGTGCTCGGTGTGGCCGACCTGTTCCGTCGTCGGGTCGTGGAGGGCGAGGTCGTCCGCCGCCGCACGCTGCGGACGGGGCACCGGCTCCCGAAGGTGGTCCAATGGTTGATCTGGTCGCGACGTGACCAGAGCGGGATGCGGCGGGACCATCGGCGTCGCACCCGCTATCACCTCGCCGTCGACGACGGCACTCGCGACTCGATCGTCGCCCATCAGGTTCGGTCGAAGATCTACGCCGAGGCGCCCCAGGGTGCTCGCGTGCGGATGAAGGTGAGTCCGCTGCTCGGCTACGTCAGCGAGATCGAGATGTTGTCGCCGCCTCCACGTTCCGCCGAGGCGCCCGTCGCGCACGAACTGGTCGAGGACCTGACCGGCAAGGGTGGTGCCGCGATCGGGGCGGTCCTCGGGCAACTGGCCGACGTCGGCGAGCAGCGCCCCGAGGTGCGTGCCGCGATGCAGGAGGCGCTGGAGGAACGCGACGAGGACGGGCGCACACAGCGCGAGCGGCTCGACGAGGCGAGACGGCAGATGCAGCGGATGGGCGGGACGTCGGCGATCAAGGACTCGGCCGGCGGTTCGCTGATCGGCGGTCTGCTCGGCGGGCTCAGCGAGGCGATGGAGCAGTTCACGGAGGCGGCTGCCGACGACTCGGCCGCCGGCTCGGCCGACGACGAACCGGACTCCGACGACGTCGACCGGTGA
- a CDS encoding hemolysin III family protein: MNSDYLLLERPSWRGVLHSWAFFASIPAGVLLIVFASSAAGRAAASIYTATLLLVFGTSASYHRLAQSLRARRIMQRLDHSMIYLLIAGTYAPLCLVALPLAWGIPLLAAVTAIGITGIVIKIAGIRRLQGLGYALYPIMGWAAVVAAPALADSLTGLQLALIVGGGIAYTVGFPVLLLKRPDPWPRSFGYHEVWHGFTVLAAMLHFGAVASVVA; encoded by the coding sequence GTGAACTCCGACTACCTGTTGCTCGAGCGCCCGTCGTGGCGTGGCGTGTTGCACAGCTGGGCGTTCTTCGCGTCGATACCCGCCGGAGTGCTCCTGATCGTGTTCGCGAGCAGTGCAGCCGGACGGGCAGCTGCGTCGATCTACACCGCGACGTTGCTCCTCGTGTTCGGCACCTCGGCCTCGTACCACCGGCTCGCGCAATCGCTGCGGGCTCGCCGGATCATGCAGCGGCTCGACCACTCGATGATCTACCTGCTGATCGCCGGCACCTATGCGCCACTGTGCCTCGTCGCCCTGCCGTTGGCCTGGGGCATCCCGCTGTTGGCGGCGGTGACCGCGATCGGGATCACGGGGATCGTCATCAAGATCGCCGGGATTCGACGCCTACAGGGGCTCGGCTACGCCCTCTACCCGATCATGGGCTGGGCGGCCGTCGTCGCGGCGCCGGCGCTCGCGGACTCGCTCACCGGCCTCCAGCTTGCGCTGATCGTGGGCGGCGGCATCGCCTACACGGTCGGTTTCCCGGTGCTGCTGCTCAAGCGACCCGATCCCTGGCCGCGCTCGTTCGGGTACCACGAGGTCTGGCACGGCTTCACGGTGCTGGCCGCGATGTTGCACTTCGGCGCGGTCGCCAGCGTGGTCGCCTGA
- a CDS encoding DNA polymerase produces the protein MTTTGDIGGWLREQRVAPGDRVGVALRPGVGLGLAVADARRGVADADPVATIAELDTRFHPRWVWWDRATSDAIAARGVQIGRCWDVLTVHRMLHGGWRTSIALCWAWMHGLPSDSLPTMGQLDLLGSHADEGGDPDDPVRTDGHLRPEWVSEGWARDPERLARWAALALGTALRQQERLGDRPDPERAISTAHSESAAELLCAELEVHGLPIDQPEAIRIISEAVGPRPTDLAHDDRLREQRDQEVLRHLDPGPRVDLRNPAEVKSMLRRIAVDVPDTRAWRLEQHRDTHPLVPALLTWRKAERIATTYGYRWLDEHVRDGRLIGTWSSSDGAAGRMTASAGLHNLPAEMRPAIAAEPGHRFVRADLGQIEPRVLAAVSGDRALIAATADDDLYQPVARRLRVERPIAKVAVLGAMYGATTGESAHALRGLEREYPGAMGLLSDAAAAGQRGDDVFTIGGRRVRMWVDDSIDGDIDRARRVAAARGRFARNALIQGAAAEFFKVWAILVRARGAAIGARVVLCLHDELIVQVPDAHVDAAAALLTDALGEAAYRWSPEPDVRFVADVSVIRRWSEAK, from the coding sequence GTGACGACCACGGGCGACATCGGTGGCTGGTTGCGTGAGCAACGGGTCGCACCGGGCGACCGGGTCGGTGTCGCGCTCCGACCCGGCGTCGGCCTCGGACTCGCCGTTGCCGACGCCCGGCGCGGCGTCGCCGACGCCGATCCGGTCGCGACCATCGCCGAACTCGACACGAGATTCCATCCCCGATGGGTGTGGTGGGACCGGGCGACCTCCGACGCCATCGCCGCCCGCGGCGTACAGATCGGCCGGTGCTGGGACGTGCTCACCGTGCATCGAATGCTGCACGGCGGGTGGCGGACGTCGATCGCCCTCTGCTGGGCGTGGATGCACGGGTTGCCGAGCGACAGCCTGCCCACCATGGGCCAACTCGACCTGCTCGGCTCCCACGCCGACGAGGGCGGCGACCCCGACGACCCGGTCCGCACCGACGGGCACCTTCGGCCGGAGTGGGTCAGCGAGGGTTGGGCACGGGACCCCGAACGTCTGGCGCGCTGGGCAGCACTCGCGTTGGGCACGGCGCTTCGGCAACAGGAGCGGTTGGGCGACCGCCCCGATCCCGAACGGGCGATCTCGACGGCGCACAGCGAGTCGGCCGCCGAACTGCTGTGCGCCGAGCTGGAGGTGCACGGACTCCCGATCGACCAACCCGAGGCGATCCGGATCATCAGCGAGGCCGTCGGACCCCGCCCCACCGACCTCGCCCACGACGACCGCCTCCGAGAACAGCGTGACCAGGAGGTGCTCCGACACCTCGACCCAGGCCCACGGGTCGACCTCCGCAACCCCGCCGAGGTCAAGTCGATGCTTCGTCGCATCGCGGTCGACGTGCCCGACACCCGGGCATGGCGGCTCGAACAGCATCGAGACACGCATCCGCTCGTGCCGGCACTGCTGACGTGGCGCAAGGCCGAACGCATCGCGACGACCTACGGCTACCGCTGGCTCGACGAGCACGTCCGCGACGGACGATTGATCGGCACGTGGAGCAGCAGCGACGGCGCCGCCGGACGCATGACGGCGTCGGCCGGTCTGCACAACCTGCCCGCCGAGATGCGTCCCGCCATCGCCGCCGAGCCGGGGCACCGGTTCGTGCGTGCCGACCTCGGCCAGATCGAGCCGCGAGTGCTCGCCGCCGTGTCCGGCGACCGGGCGCTGATCGCCGCGACCGCCGACGACGACCTGTATCAGCCGGTCGCCCGCCGGCTCCGGGTCGAACGGCCGATCGCGAAGGTCGCGGTGCTCGGAGCGATGTACGGAGCGACGACCGGCGAGTCGGCCCACGCGCTGCGTGGACTCGAGCGCGAGTACCCCGGTGCGATGGGACTCCTCTCCGACGCTGCCGCGGCCGGGCAGCGGGGCGACGATGTCTTCACGATCGGCGGCCGCCGGGTCCGCATGTGGGTCGACGACTCGATCGACGGCGACATCGACCGGGCGCGGCGCGTCGCAGCCGCCCGCGGTCGGTTCGCCCGCAACGCGCTGATCCAGGGGGCGGCGGCGGAGTTCTTCAAGGTGTGGGCGATCCTCGTCCGGGCTCGGGGTGCGGCGATCGGTGCCCGCGTGGTCCTGTGCCTGCACGACGAACTCATCGTGCAGGTGCCCGATGCTCACGTCGACGCCGCCGCCGCGCTCCTCACCGACGCCCTCGGCGAGGCCGCCTACCGCTGGTCGCCGGAACCCGACGTGCGGTTCGTCGCCGACGTCAGCGTGATCCGACGCTGGTCCGAGGCGAAGTAG
- a CDS encoding DUF3048 domain-containing protein, whose product MIEPRNLRQHARRRTIVGALTATLLLAACSGGEDAAPSTTVDPTTTASTTLPDPTTTASTTTTTVRSTTTTVAPTTTLPPIPRQPLTGAPLADGEEPIGRPALAVKIDNQSPARRNHRGLAVADIVFEEIVEGDITRFAAVFHSQGSEQVGPIRSGRSQDVDLLTSFDHPLFAWSGGNPGVERLIAESALTDLNWQKGGQGYYRGPGSAPHNLYNGTETLWSQTPDDLLGVAPQQQFEYLRPTKSFQGDPVSSFDLAMRGIDVEWTWDADAARFLRSQEGAPHDDVLHGRIGATNVIVMVVEYLPSQIDARSPEAQTVGNGPAYVFSNGAVRRARWVRDDSANPIRLLNENGKTFGLTPGNTWIELAEAVASDDVANPDVELIVHPAD is encoded by the coding sequence ATGATCGAACCTCGAAATCTCCGTCAACACGCGCGCCGTCGAACGATCGTCGGGGCCCTCACCGCGACGCTGCTGTTGGCGGCGTGCAGCGGCGGTGAGGACGCCGCTCCGAGCACCACCGTCGACCCGACCACCACGGCGTCGACGACGCTTCCCGATCCGACGACCACGGCGTCGACCACGACGACGACCGTGCGGTCCACCACCACGACGGTCGCGCCGACCACGACCTTGCCGCCGATCCCACGTCAGCCGCTCACCGGTGCGCCGCTCGCCGACGGCGAGGAACCGATCGGTCGGCCGGCGCTCGCGGTCAAGATCGACAACCAGTCCCCGGCACGTCGCAACCATCGCGGGCTCGCGGTCGCCGACATCGTGTTCGAGGAGATCGTCGAAGGTGACATCACGCGCTTCGCAGCGGTGTTCCACAGTCAGGGATCCGAGCAGGTCGGCCCGATCAGATCGGGACGTTCGCAAGACGTCGACCTGCTCACGTCGTTCGACCACCCGCTGTTCGCCTGGAGTGGCGGCAACCCGGGCGTCGAGCGGCTGATCGCCGAGTCGGCGCTGACCGACCTGAACTGGCAGAAGGGTGGCCAGGGCTACTACCGGGGCCCCGGTTCTGCACCGCACAACCTCTACAACGGCACCGAGACCCTGTGGTCGCAGACGCCGGACGATCTCCTCGGCGTCGCTCCCCAGCAGCAGTTCGAGTACCTCCGACCGACGAAGAGCTTCCAGGGCGACCCGGTCTCGTCGTTCGACCTGGCGATGCGCGGCATCGACGTCGAGTGGACGTGGGACGCGGATGCGGCCCGGTTCCTCCGATCACAGGAGGGCGCACCCCACGACGACGTGCTGCATGGCCGAATCGGCGCCACCAACGTGATCGTGATGGTCGTCGAGTACCTGCCGAGCCAGATCGACGCCCGGAGCCCCGAGGCGCAGACGGTCGGCAACGGCCCGGCCTACGTGTTCAGCAACGGTGCCGTGCGCCGGGCACGCTGGGTGCGCGACGACAGCGCGAACCCGATTCGCCTGCTCAACGAGAACGGCAAGACGTTCGGGCTGACCCCGGGCAACACGTGGATCGAGCTCGCCGAGGCCGTTGCCTCGGACGACGTCGCCAACCCGGACGTCGAGCTCATCGTGCACCCGGCCGACTGA
- a CDS encoding glycosyltransferase family 39 protein encodes MSVQDRLPRSVVGVAARPWFAYAACGLLGLVLRVLWVWWVDRDGFVLNDAMLYNANAVAINEGLGFRPPQGGPSAQWPPGYSTILAGLYWLFGINPFWGELFNAVVGAATVVLLMLLIERVVDRRAAIVGGLMLAVLPGPILWTDLLVTETLYTAMFVLLLLVLAHATPTWRWMVAIGAVIGLGALVRGEALTWALLPIVLFWRDLPKFELFKKLVISGVVAAACLAPWTIRNAIVMDAFVPVATNASATLWSGHHAGATGGQTYPPESYYQQFDQEPPLRELQSGKALRNDAIEYMFTHPVHELQLIPLKLIHLNRGDSFALDWVNDAPREAPIAPINVERIGVLADTGYYGLLTLFVLGAIVLGRRFWATRIGRVFAATFLTALFLYGFLYYGNYRYRLPYEPLMVLVASTFLTRVWTARRVVSATTV; translated from the coding sequence ATGTCCGTCCAGGATCGACTCCCTCGCTCGGTGGTTGGCGTCGCGGCGCGTCCGTGGTTCGCGTACGCCGCGTGCGGGCTGCTCGGTCTGGTGCTTCGTGTCCTGTGGGTGTGGTGGGTCGATCGCGACGGCTTCGTGCTCAACGACGCGATGCTCTACAACGCGAACGCCGTGGCGATCAACGAGGGCCTGGGCTTCCGTCCGCCGCAGGGTGGCCCGTCGGCGCAGTGGCCTCCGGGGTACTCGACGATCCTCGCCGGCCTCTACTGGCTGTTCGGGATCAACCCGTTCTGGGGTGAGCTCTTCAACGCCGTGGTCGGCGCGGCCACGGTCGTCCTGCTGATGCTGCTGATCGAGCGGGTCGTCGACCGACGAGCGGCGATCGTGGGCGGGTTGATGCTCGCCGTGCTGCCGGGGCCGATCCTGTGGACCGATCTGCTGGTGACCGAGACGCTCTACACGGCGATGTTCGTACTGCTCCTGCTCGTGCTCGCGCACGCCACGCCCACGTGGCGGTGGATGGTCGCGATCGGTGCGGTGATCGGTCTCGGTGCGCTCGTGCGCGGCGAGGCGCTCACGTGGGCGCTGCTGCCGATCGTGCTGTTCTGGCGTGATCTGCCCAAGTTCGAACTCTTCAAGAAGCTGGTGATCTCCGGCGTGGTCGCCGCCGCCTGCCTCGCGCCCTGGACGATCCGCAACGCGATCGTGATGGACGCGTTCGTCCCGGTCGCCACCAACGCCAGCGCCACGCTGTGGTCGGGCCACCATGCGGGGGCCACGGGTGGGCAGACCTACCCGCCCGAGTCGTACTACCAGCAGTTCGACCAGGAGCCGCCGCTGCGCGAGTTGCAGTCCGGCAAGGCATTGCGCAACGACGCGATCGAGTACATGTTCACGCACCCGGTGCACGAACTCCAGTTGATCCCCCTCAAGCTGATCCACCTGAACCGCGGCGATTCGTTCGCGCTCGACTGGGTCAACGACGCGCCGCGGGAGGCGCCGATCGCCCCGATCAACGTCGAGCGGATCGGCGTGCTCGCCGACACCGGGTACTACGGACTGCTGACCCTCTTCGTGCTGGGCGCGATCGTGCTCGGCCGGCGTTTCTGGGCGACGCGCATCGGCCGCGTGTTCGCCGCGACGTTCCTGACCGCGTTGTTCCTCTACGGCTTCCTGTACTACGGCAACTATCGGTACCGATTGCCCTACGAACCGCTGATGGTCCTCGTCGCATCGACGTTCCTCACCCGCGTCTGGACGGCGCGCCGGGTCGTCTCGGCGACAACTGTCTGA